A window of the Canis lupus baileyi chromosome 1, mCanLup2.hap1, whole genome shotgun sequence genome harbors these coding sequences:
- the LOC140632231 gene encoding LOW QUALITY PROTEIN: putative PDZ domain-containing protein PDZK1P1 (The sequence of the model RefSeq protein was modified relative to this genomic sequence to represent the inferred CDS: inserted 1 base in 1 codon), with translation MTDITPQGVTMKAGVLAGDHLIEVNEENVEDASHEEVVAKVKNSGSHVMFLLVVKETDKLHTEQKIELKRETASLKLLPHQPQVVEMKKGGNGYGFYLRAGPEQKGQVIKDIDSGSPAEEAGLKNNDLXVAVNGESVESLDHDSVVGMIRKGGDQTSLLVVDKETDNMYRLAHFSSFLYLQSQELPNGSVKEAPAPTLAPPEVSSSDTTEEVGNHKPKLCRLVKGENGYGFHLNAIEGQPGSFIKEVQKGSPAELAGLEDEDIIIEVNGAKVVDEPYEKVVDRIQSSGKNVTLLVCGKKAYDYFQVKKIPVVSSMADPLDETPDSKEETLAEPELESHVAKERAHSTASHSSSNSEDTEM, from the exons ATGACTGATATAACACCTCAAGGTGTGACTATGAAAGCTGGTGTCTTGGCAGGTGATCACTTGATTGAAGTGAATGAAGAGAATGTAGAAGATGCCAGCCATGAGGAAGTGGTTGCAAAGGTGAAGAACTCCGGAAGTCATGTCATGTTCCTGTTGGTGGTCAAGGAGACTGACAAGCTCCATACTGAGCAGAAGatagaattgaagagagaaaCAGCCAGTCTGAAACTGTTACCCCACCAGCCTCAGGTCGTAGAGATGAAGAAGGGAGGCAATGGATATGGTTTCTATCTGAGGGCAGGTCCAGAACAGAAAGGTCAAGTCATCAAGGACATAGATTCCGGAAGTCCAGCAGAGGAGGCTGGCTTGAAGAACAATGACC CGGTGGCTGTCAATGGCGAGTCTGTGGAATCCCTGGATCATGACAGTGTGGTGGGAATGATTAGAAAGGGCGGAGATCAGACTTCGCTGCTGGTGGTAGACAAAGAGACAGACAACATGTACAGACTggctcatttttcttcatttctctaccTTCAAAGTCAAGAACTGCCTAATGGTTCTGTCAAGGAGGCTCCAGCTCCTACTCTTGCTCCTCCAGAGGTTTCAAGTTCAGATACTACAGAGGAAGTAGGAAATCATAAGCCTAAGCTCTGCAGGCTGGTTAAAGGCGAAAATGGCTATGGCTTCCACTTAAACGCGATTGAGGGTCAGCCAGGATCCTTCATCAAAGAGGTACAGAAGGGCAGCCCTGCTGAATTGGCAGGGTTGGAGGATGAAGATATCATCATTGAAGTGAATGGAGCGAAGGTGGTGGATGAACCCTATGAGAAGGTGGTAGACAGAATCCAGAGCAGTGGGAAGAATGTCACACTCCTGGTCTGTGGAAAGAAGGCCTATGATTATTTCCAGGTTAAGAAAATCCCTGTTGTTTCCTCCATGGCTGATCCACTGGATGAAACTCCTGATTCCAAAGAAGAAACACTGGCAGAACCAGAGCTCGAGTCACATGTGGCAAAAGAACGAGCTCACAGTACAGCCTCACATTCTTCTTCCAATTCTGAAGACACAGAGATGTGA